The Acidobacteriota bacterium genome has a segment encoding these proteins:
- a CDS encoding PKD domain-containing protein, with protein MPYLEGFRKAVWVLREREGEVHPGCRRGDDGMKEREGMARSWALFLVGMLAWIWASGLAFPADLYVDAAFGNDVNDGLSWGTAKATVGNALTAADGTPGADTIYVAEGTYQETMNFWFGPDDVSLIGGFPAGGGARDLAAHPTAVSPPSGSPFEAWYSANVSLDGFILENGRHNVIADSTNITVRNCIIRNNTDQAIIGRTEACGGMCFGVCIQIVGWPSWGYGGGLYAYNSSVEIVNNLIVDNTITLYDPAPCSPEWGPNPPGGEGAGMCLSNVTGLVANNTIASNDNLVPPFYQVWMIPGYRSGGVYLENVSASLVFRDNIMWGNVGFNYCEPAGLLQPVYCDSGSLLGDFSGPGNIRLNPLFATGPGGDYYLSQTAAGQGSDSPCLDAGSDTVAAVGMTDTTTRTDRVEDAGTVDMGYHEILASIPDLEYTAHSFTDCGNVDGFADPGETITLSVTAENTGNADAFNVSGVLSTITPGVTVFVNNAAFPDIPEGLTGASLTPYRFVVDPGVPCGTLIDFALDLTYQDNLGNPLTSAESFQVPVGQPQPPLTLLLTDFEDCADPPTSVCPPCVPVNGDWTVINNGNKVGWTHAGPGCPSTCEWGLFPTNYYICDTTCPGWSTVHNEELISPVIDTSAAAAVTLRFDHDYYNYSMPTTSDLNVRSSLTGGAWVTLRDFADCWLWCSWDPWMCDNCITGPIALDATAQCAGAADCQFEFHQVTNYYDSWWWAVDNVAVEAPVAPVCSPAAPPIAYDTGFDPTTTLAQVCGDGDLIVEPGEEWQATVQLINSAACTVNNVKADLTVNPGSAVAAAVCNNPGDYGNIPAGGTAQFTYSFVVDTGAVCINDITFDVTGIVSDEGAYPGEIPAFAVQVGALAPGPTEPGAQATDPLTEKNGTISSDFTPAFTIPGAAKSATLSYVLSGGTDLVNCVEVALVDPLGTATVVKPLGAADANPYDVTGLYTGAGTYQLQLTEAGKGCGGGGSATLTAGTLSVTAPDVTECDVSACSCPCPTATISESACDCSLNVVLDANPSGGTPPYTYLWSTGETSRTIVVVGDGVSSYDVTVTDANSCQGSDTYGPLQLCVPCCITSATATALGPTTFCTGGSVDLVATPDDGIGPFTYLWSTGDATATITVSAPGTYSCDVTDNDPGCGNTVTTNSIAVTVNENPVVAIFGPTETCEGGCVTFTVIPSGGTPPYDILWCTGETTQSITLCPPVGVTTCTVTATDANGCVSFPTIFMITVNENPTAVPTVDVDPACEGAVQTFTANNVGGDTFLWNFGDGDTSTLQNPTHTYAGAGSYTVTLTVTDSATGCTFGPVGVASNPVEVNVCVVPSLVYSGHSLTDCGNANGAVDPGETIDLDVTAQNTGGADAFNVSGTLSTITPGITITTNTAAFPDIAVGLTGTSLTPFQFVVDLSVPCGTVIDFTLDLAYEDGVGSPFSNAASFQVQVSVGGPVT; from the coding sequence ATGCCTTATCTGGAGGGTTTTCGTAAGGCGGTATGGGTGCTCCGGGAGCGGGAGGGGGAGGTGCACCCGGGGTGCCGCCGGGGAGATGACGGGATGAAGGAGCGCGAGGGGATGGCTCGTTCGTGGGCGTTATTCCTAGTCGGCATGCTTGCATGGATCTGGGCAAGCGGCCTCGCCTTCCCGGCAGACCTCTACGTGGACGCCGCGTTCGGCAACGATGTCAACGACGGGCTTTCGTGGGGGACGGCGAAGGCTACCGTTGGGAACGCCTTGACCGCGGCCGACGGAACGCCGGGGGCCGACACAATCTACGTGGCGGAAGGGACTTATCAAGAAACGATGAATTTCTGGTTCGGCCCTGACGATGTCTCCCTGATTGGTGGCTTTCCAGCAGGGGGCGGGGCGAGGGACCTCGCAGCTCATCCAACGGCCGTGTCGCCTCCGAGCGGCTCACCCTTTGAGGCTTGGTATTCGGCCAACGTCTCCCTCGACGGATTCATTCTTGAGAACGGCCGCCACAATGTGATTGCGGATTCGACGAACATCACCGTAAGAAATTGCATCATCCGAAACAACACGGATCAAGCCATCATCGGGAGGACAGAGGCCTGCGGGGGTATGTGCTTTGGAGTGTGTATTCAGATTGTAGGGTGGCCGTCTTGGGGATATGGCGGGGGACTTTACGCATACAACTCATCCGTAGAAATTGTCAACAATCTTATTGTTGACAACACCATAACCCTGTACGATCCGGCTCCTTGTTCCCCCGAGTGGGGCCCTAATCCGCCGGGTGGCGAGGGCGCGGGGATGTGCCTATCGAATGTTACGGGCTTGGTAGCGAACAACACGATCGCCTCGAACGACAACCTTGTTCCTCCTTTCTATCAAGTCTGGATGATACCGGGCTACCGATCCGGCGGCGTGTACCTCGAAAACGTTTCCGCATCCCTTGTGTTCCGCGACAACATTATGTGGGGCAACGTCGGTTTCAATTATTGCGAGCCCGCCGGGCTTTTACAGCCCGTCTACTGCGACTCGGGAAGTTTGTTGGGCGATTTCTCGGGGCCGGGCAACATTCGGCTCAACCCCCTCTTTGCCACCGGCCCCGGCGGGGACTATTACCTGTCGCAGACGGCTGCGGGGCAGGGCTCCGATTCGCCGTGCCTGGATGCGGGAAGCGACACGGTGGCCGCCGTCGGCATGACGGACACGACGACGCGCACGGACCGGGTGGAGGACGCCGGAACGGTGGACATGGGATATCACGAAATCTTGGCGAGTATCCCTGATTTAGAATACACTGCCCACAGCTTCACCGATTGCGGGAACGTCGACGGCTTCGCGGACCCGGGCGAGACGATCACCCTCAGCGTCACGGCTGAGAACACCGGCAACGCGGACGCTTTCAACGTAAGCGGAGTGCTTTCCACCATAACGCCGGGGGTTACGGTGTTCGTGAACAACGCCGCGTTCCCCGACATCCCCGAGGGCTTGACCGGAGCGTCGCTCACGCCGTACCGGTTCGTCGTGGACCCGGGCGTGCCCTGCGGGACGCTGATTGACTTCGCGCTCGATCTTACCTACCAAGACAATTTGGGAAATCCCCTCACCAGCGCCGAGTCGTTCCAGGTGCCGGTGGGCCAGCCCCAGCCGCCGCTTACACTCCTCCTTACGGACTTCGAGGACTGCGCGGACCCGCCGACGTCGGTCTGCCCGCCGTGTGTTCCCGTAAATGGAGACTGGACGGTCATCAACAACGGCAACAAGGTCGGCTGGACGCACGCCGGCCCGGGCTGCCCGTCGACCTGCGAGTGGGGGCTCTTCCCGACGAACTACTACATTTGCGACACCACCTGCCCGGGCTGGTCGACGGTTCACAACGAGGAGCTCATCTCGCCGGTGATTGACACCTCGGCGGCGGCGGCGGTGACGCTCCGATTCGACCACGACTACTACAACTATTCGATGCCCACGACTTCGGACTTGAACGTGAGGAGCTCGCTCACGGGCGGTGCCTGGGTCACGCTGAGGGATTTTGCTGATTGTTGGCTTTGGTGTAGTTGGGATCCGTGGATGTGCGACAATTGCATCACCGGACCCATTGCGCTCGACGCCACGGCGCAGTGCGCGGGCGCCGCGGACTGCCAGTTTGAATTCCACCAGGTGACGAACTACTACGACTCCTGGTGGTGGGCCGTGGACAACGTGGCGGTGGAGGCGCCCGTTGCTCCGGTGTGCAGCCCGGCGGCACCACCCATAGCCTACGATACGGGCTTCGATCCGACCACGACGCTCGCGCAGGTCTGCGGCGACGGCGACCTTATCGTGGAGCCGGGCGAGGAGTGGCAGGCGACGGTGCAGCTCATTAATTCCGCGGCATGCACCGTCAACAACGTCAAGGCGGATTTAACGGTAAACCCGGGCTCGGCGGTGGCCGCTGCCGTTTGCAACAATCCGGGCGATTATGGAAACATCCCCGCGGGTGGCACGGCGCAATTCACCTATTCGTTCGTCGTGGACACTGGGGCTGTCTGCATCAACGACATCACGTTCGACGTAACCGGCATTGTCTCGGACGAGGGGGCGTATCCCGGCGAGATTCCCGCGTTCGCGGTGCAGGTGGGAGCGCTCGCTCCCGGTCCGACGGAGCCCGGGGCGCAGGCGACGGACCCGCTGACGGAGAAGAACGGAACAATAAGCTCGGACTTTACGCCTGCGTTCACGATTCCCGGCGCTGCTAAGTCCGCCACACTTTCCTACGTGCTTTCCGGGGGAACCGACTTGGTGAACTGCGTCGAGGTGGCGCTAGTGGACCCGTTGGGGACGGCGACGGTGGTGAAGCCCCTGGGCGCGGCGGACGCCAATCCCTACGACGTGACCGGGCTCTACACGGGGGCGGGCACGTATCAGCTTCAGCTGACGGAAGCGGGAAAGGGCTGCGGCGGGGGAGGCAGCGCGACCCTGACGGCGGGGACGCTGAGTGTAACGGCTCCGGACGTTACGGAGTGCGACGTGAGCGCGTGCTCGTGCCCGTGCCCGACGGCGACGATTTCCGAATCGGCCTGCGATTGCTCACTCAATGTGGTGCTTGATGCGAACCCGTCGGGCGGAACGCCGCCGTACACCTATCTTTGGAGCACTGGCGAGACCTCGCGGACGATCGTGGTGGTCGGCGACGGGGTGTCGTCGTACGACGTGACGGTGACGGACGCGAACAGCTGCCAGGGTTCGGATACCTACGGCCCGTTGCAGCTTTGTGTGCCGTGCTGCATCACGAGCGCGACGGCGACGGCGCTCGGGCCGACGACGTTCTGTACGGGTGGCTCGGTGGACCTGGTGGCCACGCCGGACGACGGAATCGGACCGTTCACGTACCTGTGGAGCACGGGAGATGCGACGGCGACGATCACGGTGAGTGCGCCCGGAACGTACAGCTGCGACGTGACGGACAACGATCCGGGCTGCGGCAACACGGTCACGACGAATTCGATCGCGGTGACGGTGAACGAGAATCCCGTGGTCGCGATTTTTGGGCCGACGGAGACCTGCGAGGGCGGCTGCGTGACGTTCACGGTGATTCCGTCCGGCGGGACGCCTCCGTACGACATACTGTGGTGCACGGGAGAGACGACGCAGAGCATTACACTGTGCCCGCCGGTGGGCGTCACGACCTGTACGGTGACGGCGACGGATGCAAACGGGTGCGTGTCCTTCCCGACGATCTTCATGATTACAGTGAACGAGAACCCGACGGCGGTGCCGACGGTGGATGTGGATCCGGCGTGTGAGGGCGCGGTGCAGACGTTTACGGCGAACAACGTGGGCGGCGACACGTTCCTGTGGAACTTCGGGGACGGGGACACGTCGACGTTGCAGAATCCGACGCACACGTACGCTGGGGCTGGCTCGTACACGGTGACGCTGACGGTGACCGACTCGGCGACGGGCTGCACGTTTGGACCGGTGGGAGTGGCGAGCAACCCGGTCGAGGTGAACGTATGCGTTGTCCCCTCATTGGTTTATAGCGGCCACTCGCTCACCGACTGCGGGAACGCGAACGGGGCGGTGGACCCGGGCGAGACGATCGACCTCGACGTCACGGCGCAGAACACGGGCGGCGCGGACGCCTTTAACGTGAGCGGAACCCTCTCGACGATTACACCCGGCATCACGATTACCACGAACACGGCCGCGTTCCCGGACATCGCCGTGGGGCTTACGGGCACGTCGCTCACGCCGTTCCAGTTCGTGGTGGATCTGAGCGTGCCGTGCGGGACGGTGATAGACTTCACGCTCGACCTTGCGTACGAAGACGGGGTTGGGAGTCCCTTCTCCAACGCCGCGTCGTTCCAGGTGCAGGTGAGTGTCGGAGGGCCGGTAAC